The following are from one region of the Mauremys reevesii isolate NIE-2019 linkage group 2, ASM1616193v1, whole genome shotgun sequence genome:
- the WASHC5 gene encoding WASH complex subunit 5 isoform X1, with product MMVDFLAENNHCGQAVLRIVSCGNAIIAELLRLSEFIPGVFRLKDKADQQKYGDIIFDFSYFKGPEICEGKLEAKPELQDLDEEFRENNIEILTRFYLAFQSVHKYIVDLNRYLDDLNEGIYIQQTLETVLLNEDGKQLLCEALYLYGVMLLVIDQKIEGEVRERILVSYYRYSAARSADSNMDDICKLLRSTGYSSQPGAKRPLNYPESYFSRVPISEIFISMVIGRLRSDDIYNQVSAYPLPEHRSTALATQAAMLYVILYFDPSILHTQQAKMREIVDKYFPDNWVISIYMGITVNLTDAWEPYKAAKTALNYTLDLANIKEQASRYAAVTERVHTQVQQFLKEGCLREELVLDNIPKLLNCLRDCNVAIRWLMLHTADSACDPNNKRLRQIKDQILTDSKYNAKILFQLLLDTAQFEFILKEMFKQMLSEKQAKWESYKKEGSERMTELADVFSGVKPLTRVEKNENLQAWFREISKQIMSLNYDDSTAAGRKTVQLIQALEEVQEFHQLESNLQVCQFLADTRKFLHQMIRTINIKEEVLITMQIVGDLSYAWQLIDSFTSIMQESIRASPSMVTKLRATFLKLASALDLPLLRINQANSPDLLSVSQYYSGELVSYVRKVLQIIPESMFTSLLKIIKLQTHDIIEVPTRLDKDKLRDYAQLGPRYEVAKLTHAISIFTEGILMMKTTLVGIIKVDPKQLLEDGIRKELVKRVALALHRGLTFNPRAKPSELMPKLKDMAATMDGFHRSFEYIQDYVNIYGLKIWQEEVSRIINYNVEQECNNFLRTKIQDWQSIYQSTHIPIPKFTPVDESITFIGRLCREILRITDPKVTCYIDQMNTWYDMKTHQEVTNSHLFAEIQDTLGTFGLNGLDRLLCFMIVKELQNFLSMFQKNIQRDRTVQETLKSLMNVVSPVKGIVANSSKIYSAAVAKTQKIWAAYLDAIMKVGQMQILRRQITNELNYSCRFDSKHLAAALENLNKAILADIEAHYQNPSLPYPKEDNTLLYEITAYLEAAGIHNPLNKIYITTKRLPYFPSVNFLFLIAQLPKLQYNKNLGMVCKKPADPIDWPPLVLGLLTLLKQFHSRYTEQFLALIGQFIRSTMEQCTRWLKRMCLISFLTNSEQFCKCGNKNEPYCNYKTSELRESRGRKKTALQNCVFSVSWGITTKL from the exons ATGATGGTTGATTTTCTAGCTGAAAACAATCACTGTGGCCAGGCAGTTCTTCGGATTGTTTCTTGTGGAAATGCCATCATTGCGGAACTTTTGAGACTATCTGAGTTTATTCCTGGTGTTTTTAGGCTCAAAGACAAGGCTGATCAACAGAAGTATGGGGATATCATATTTGATTTCAGTTACTTTAAG GGGCCTGAGATCTGTGAAGGCAAGTTGGAAGCCAAACCTGAGTTACAGGATTTAGATGAAGAATTTCGTGAAAACAACATAGAAATTTTGACAAGATTTTATCTAGCATTTCAAAGTGTCCATAAATATATTGTAGATTTAAACAG ATATTTGGATGATCTCAATGAAGGAATTTACATTCAACAAACATTAGAAACTGTGCTCCTTAATGAAGATGGCAAGCAACTTCTA TGTGAAGCTCTCTATTTGTACGGAGTCATGTTGCTGGTCATTGACCAGAAGATTGAAGGGGAGGTCAGAGAGAGAATCTTGGTTTCCTACTATAGATACAG TGCTGCTCGATCTGCTGATTCCAATATGGATGATATATGTAAGCTGCTTCGAAGCACTGGGTACTCAAGCCAACCAGGAGCTAAAAGGCCTCTAAACTATCCTGAAAGTTACTTCAGTAGGGTACCCATAAGTGAAATATTCATCAGCATGGTTATTGGCCGCTTGAGATCTGATGACATATATAACCAG GTTTCTGCATATCCATTACCAGAGCATCGCAGCACTGCTCTGGCTACTCAAGCTGCCATGCTGTATGTGATTCTCTATTTTGACCCTTCTATTCTTCACACCCAACAAGCAAAAATGAGAGAGATAGTGGATAAATATTTTCCAGATAACTGG GTTATTAGTATTTATATGGGAATCACTGTAAATCTAACTGATGCATGGGAACCTTACAAGGCTGCAAAAACTGCCCTCAACTACACATTAGATCTTGCAAACATCAAAGAGCAG GCAAGCCGGTATGCTGCTGTCACGGAGCGTGTGCACACTCAAGTGCAGCAGTTTCTCAAAGAGGGCTGTCTGAGGGAGGAGCTAGTGCTGGATAATATTCCCAAGCTGCTCAACTGCTTAAGAGACTGCAATGTTGCAATCCGTTGGCTGATGCTTCACACTGCTGACTCAG CTTGTGACCCAAATAACAAGCGTCTCCGTCAAATAAAGGATCAAATTCTAACGGATTCCAAATACAATGCCAAGATCCTTTTCCAGCTTCTCCTGGATACAGCACAGTTTGAGTTCATCTTGAAAGAG ATGTTCAAGCAGATGCTGTCAGAAAAGCAGGCTAAATGGGAGAGCTATAAAAAGGAAGGGTCTGAAAGGATGACTGAACTTGCTGATGTCTTTTCAGGAGTTAAACCTCTTACAAGAGTGGAGAAAAATG AAAACCTGCAGGCTTGGTTCAGAGAGATCTCCAAGCAAATAATGTCTCTAAATTATGACGACTCCACTGCAGCAGGCAGAAAAACTGTACAACTGATACAGGCATTGGAGGAG GTCCAAGAATTTCACCAGCTGGAATCTAATCTGCAAGTTTGTCAGTTTCTTGCTGATACCCGCAAGTTTCTCCATCAGATGATACGAACAATCAACATTAAGGAAGAGGTCTTGATCACCATGCAGATAGTTGGTGATCTTTCTTATGCTTGGCAGTTAATTGACAG cttcaCATCTATCATGCAAGAAAGCATAAGAGCCAGCCCATCAATGGTAACTAAACTCAGAGCTACTTTCCTAAAG CTTGCATCTGCTCTTGACTTGCCACTGCTTCGTATTAATCAAGCAAACAGCCCTGACCTTCTCAGTGTCTCGCAGTATTACTCTGGCGAGTTGGTTTCCTATGTAAGAAAG GTTCTGCAGATCATTCCAGAAAGCATGTTTACCTCCCTTCTCAAAATTATAAAGCTTCAGACTCATGATATTATCGAAGTACCTACTCGTCTCGACAAAGACAAACTACGAGATTATGCTCAGCTTGGACCACGATATGAG GTTGCCAAGCTAACCCATGCTATTTCAATTTTCACCGAAGGTATCCTTATGATGAAAACTACTTTGGTTGGTATCATCAAG GTGGATCCAAAGCAGTTGTTAGAGGATGGAATAAGGAAGGAGCTAGTCAAACGAGTAGCTCTGGCTCTTCACAGGGGACTCACCTTTAACCCTAGAGCCAAG CCAAGTGAACTGATGCCAAAACTGAAAGACATGGCAGCTACCATGGATGGATTCCATCGATCTTTTGAGTACATCCAGGATTATGTCAACATCTATGGTTTAAAGATTTGGCAGGAAGAAGTGTCCCGCATTATCAACTATAACGTGGAACAGGAGTGCAATAACTTCCTAAGAACAAAG ATTCAAGACTGGCAAAGTATATACCAGTCCACTCATATTCCAATACCCAAATTCACACCTGTGGATGAATCTATAACATTTATTGGTCGGCTTTGCAGAGAAATACTGAGGATTACAGACCCAAA AGTCACCTGTTACATTGACCAAATGAACACATGGTATGATATGAAAACTCATCAGGAAGTAACTAACAGTCACCTCTTCGCAGAGATCCAGGACACTTTAGGCACTTTTGGTCTGAATGGTCTAGACAGACTACTCTGTTTCATGATTGTGAAGGAGCTGCAG AATTTCCTCAGTATGTTTCAGAAAAATATACAAAGAGACAGAACTGTACAGGAAACATTAAAATCTCTTATGAATGTGGTGAGCCCTGTCAAAGGAATTGTAG CAAATTCTAGCAAAATTTATTCTGCAGCAGTTGCCAAAACTCAGAAGATCTGGGCTGCATATCTTGATGCCATAATGAAG gtTGGTCAGATGCAGATTTTAAGACGGCAAATTACCAATGAATTGAATTACTCCTGCAGGTTCGACTCCAAGCATTTGGCAGCTGCTTTGGAAAATCTCAATAA AGCAATCTTGGCTGACATTGAAGCCCATTATCAGAATCCATCATTGCCGTATCCTAAAGAAGACAACACACTTTTGTATGAAATCACAGCCTatctggaagcagctggcattcaTAACCCATTGAATAAG ATATATATAACTACGAAACGACTTCCATATTTCCCCTCAGTCAACTTCCTATTTCTGATTGCCCAACTGCCAAAACTTCAGTACAACAAAAATCTAG GAATGGTGTGCAAAAAGCCAGCAGATCCAATTGACTGGCCCCCTTTAGTGCTTGGGCTCCTCACTCTGTTGAAACAGTTTCATTCACGATACACTGAACAATTTCTGGCTCTGATTGGTCAATTTATTCGCTCAACAATGGAGCAGTGCACAAG GTGGTTGAAGCGCATGTGCCTAATTTCATTTTTGACGAATTCAGAACAGTTCTGTAAATGCGGAAATAAGAATGAGCCTTATTGCAATTACAAAACAAGTGAACTTAGGGAgagcagaggaagaaaaaaaacagcaCTTCAGAACTGTGTGTTTTCTGTGTCTTGGGGAATAACCACAAAGCTCTGA
- the WASHC5 gene encoding WASH complex subunit 5 isoform X2: MMVDFLAENNHCGQAVLRIVSCGNAIIAELLRLSEFIPGVFRLKDKADQQKYGDIIFDFSYFKGPEICEGKLEAKPELQDLDEEFRENNIEILTRFYLAFQSVHKYIVDLNRYLDDLNEGIYIQQTLETVLLNEDGKQLLCEALYLYGVMLLVIDQKIEGEVRERILVSYYRYSAARSADSNMDDICKLLRSTGYSSQPGAKRPLNYPESYFSRVPISEIFISMVIGRLRSDDIYNQVSAYPLPEHRSTALATQAAMLYVILYFDPSILHTQQAKMREIVDKYFPDNWVISIYMGITVNLTDAWEPYKAAKTALNYTLDLANIKEQASRYAAVTERVHTQVQQFLKEGCLREELVLDNIPKLLNCLRDCNVAIRWLMLHTADSACDPNNKRLRQIKDQILTDSKYNAKILFQLLLDTAQFEFILKEMFKQMLSEKQAKWESYKKEGSERMTELADVFSGVKPLTRVEKNENLQAWFREISKQIMSLNYDDSTAAGRKTVQLIQALEEVQEFHQLESNLQVCQFLADTRKFLHQMIRTINIKEEVLITMQIVGDLSYAWQLIDSFTSIMQESIRASPSMVTKLRATFLKLASALDLPLLRINQANSPDLLSVSQYYSGELVSYVRKVLQIIPESMFTSLLKIIKLQTHDIIEVPTRLDKDKLRDYAQLGPRYEVAKLTHAISIFTEGILMMKTTLVGIIKVDPKQLLEDGIRKELVKRVALALHRGLTFNPRAKPSELMPKLKDMAATMDGFHRSFEYIQDYVNIYGLKIWQEEVSRIINYNVEQECNNFLRTKIQDWQSIYQSTHIPIPKFTPVDESITFIGRLCREILRITDPKVTCYIDQMNTWYDMKTHQEVTNSHLFAEIQDTLGTFGLNGLDRLLCFMIVKELQNFLSMFQKNIQRDRTVQETLKSLMNVVSPVKGIVANSSKIYSAAVAKTQKIWAAYLDAIMKVGQMQILRRQITNELNYSCRFDSKHLAAALENLNKAILADIEAHYQNPSLPYPKEDNTLLYEITAYLEAAGIHNPLNKIYITTKRLPYFPSVNFLFLIAQLPKLQYNKNLGMVCKKPADPIDWPPLVLGLLTLLKQFHSRYTEQFLALIGQFIRSTMEQCTSQKIPEMPADVVGALMFLEDYVRYTKLPRRVVEAHVPNFIFDEFRTVL, translated from the exons ATGATGGTTGATTTTCTAGCTGAAAACAATCACTGTGGCCAGGCAGTTCTTCGGATTGTTTCTTGTGGAAATGCCATCATTGCGGAACTTTTGAGACTATCTGAGTTTATTCCTGGTGTTTTTAGGCTCAAAGACAAGGCTGATCAACAGAAGTATGGGGATATCATATTTGATTTCAGTTACTTTAAG GGGCCTGAGATCTGTGAAGGCAAGTTGGAAGCCAAACCTGAGTTACAGGATTTAGATGAAGAATTTCGTGAAAACAACATAGAAATTTTGACAAGATTTTATCTAGCATTTCAAAGTGTCCATAAATATATTGTAGATTTAAACAG ATATTTGGATGATCTCAATGAAGGAATTTACATTCAACAAACATTAGAAACTGTGCTCCTTAATGAAGATGGCAAGCAACTTCTA TGTGAAGCTCTCTATTTGTACGGAGTCATGTTGCTGGTCATTGACCAGAAGATTGAAGGGGAGGTCAGAGAGAGAATCTTGGTTTCCTACTATAGATACAG TGCTGCTCGATCTGCTGATTCCAATATGGATGATATATGTAAGCTGCTTCGAAGCACTGGGTACTCAAGCCAACCAGGAGCTAAAAGGCCTCTAAACTATCCTGAAAGTTACTTCAGTAGGGTACCCATAAGTGAAATATTCATCAGCATGGTTATTGGCCGCTTGAGATCTGATGACATATATAACCAG GTTTCTGCATATCCATTACCAGAGCATCGCAGCACTGCTCTGGCTACTCAAGCTGCCATGCTGTATGTGATTCTCTATTTTGACCCTTCTATTCTTCACACCCAACAAGCAAAAATGAGAGAGATAGTGGATAAATATTTTCCAGATAACTGG GTTATTAGTATTTATATGGGAATCACTGTAAATCTAACTGATGCATGGGAACCTTACAAGGCTGCAAAAACTGCCCTCAACTACACATTAGATCTTGCAAACATCAAAGAGCAG GCAAGCCGGTATGCTGCTGTCACGGAGCGTGTGCACACTCAAGTGCAGCAGTTTCTCAAAGAGGGCTGTCTGAGGGAGGAGCTAGTGCTGGATAATATTCCCAAGCTGCTCAACTGCTTAAGAGACTGCAATGTTGCAATCCGTTGGCTGATGCTTCACACTGCTGACTCAG CTTGTGACCCAAATAACAAGCGTCTCCGTCAAATAAAGGATCAAATTCTAACGGATTCCAAATACAATGCCAAGATCCTTTTCCAGCTTCTCCTGGATACAGCACAGTTTGAGTTCATCTTGAAAGAG ATGTTCAAGCAGATGCTGTCAGAAAAGCAGGCTAAATGGGAGAGCTATAAAAAGGAAGGGTCTGAAAGGATGACTGAACTTGCTGATGTCTTTTCAGGAGTTAAACCTCTTACAAGAGTGGAGAAAAATG AAAACCTGCAGGCTTGGTTCAGAGAGATCTCCAAGCAAATAATGTCTCTAAATTATGACGACTCCACTGCAGCAGGCAGAAAAACTGTACAACTGATACAGGCATTGGAGGAG GTCCAAGAATTTCACCAGCTGGAATCTAATCTGCAAGTTTGTCAGTTTCTTGCTGATACCCGCAAGTTTCTCCATCAGATGATACGAACAATCAACATTAAGGAAGAGGTCTTGATCACCATGCAGATAGTTGGTGATCTTTCTTATGCTTGGCAGTTAATTGACAG cttcaCATCTATCATGCAAGAAAGCATAAGAGCCAGCCCATCAATGGTAACTAAACTCAGAGCTACTTTCCTAAAG CTTGCATCTGCTCTTGACTTGCCACTGCTTCGTATTAATCAAGCAAACAGCCCTGACCTTCTCAGTGTCTCGCAGTATTACTCTGGCGAGTTGGTTTCCTATGTAAGAAAG GTTCTGCAGATCATTCCAGAAAGCATGTTTACCTCCCTTCTCAAAATTATAAAGCTTCAGACTCATGATATTATCGAAGTACCTACTCGTCTCGACAAAGACAAACTACGAGATTATGCTCAGCTTGGACCACGATATGAG GTTGCCAAGCTAACCCATGCTATTTCAATTTTCACCGAAGGTATCCTTATGATGAAAACTACTTTGGTTGGTATCATCAAG GTGGATCCAAAGCAGTTGTTAGAGGATGGAATAAGGAAGGAGCTAGTCAAACGAGTAGCTCTGGCTCTTCACAGGGGACTCACCTTTAACCCTAGAGCCAAG CCAAGTGAACTGATGCCAAAACTGAAAGACATGGCAGCTACCATGGATGGATTCCATCGATCTTTTGAGTACATCCAGGATTATGTCAACATCTATGGTTTAAAGATTTGGCAGGAAGAAGTGTCCCGCATTATCAACTATAACGTGGAACAGGAGTGCAATAACTTCCTAAGAACAAAG ATTCAAGACTGGCAAAGTATATACCAGTCCACTCATATTCCAATACCCAAATTCACACCTGTGGATGAATCTATAACATTTATTGGTCGGCTTTGCAGAGAAATACTGAGGATTACAGACCCAAA AGTCACCTGTTACATTGACCAAATGAACACATGGTATGATATGAAAACTCATCAGGAAGTAACTAACAGTCACCTCTTCGCAGAGATCCAGGACACTTTAGGCACTTTTGGTCTGAATGGTCTAGACAGACTACTCTGTTTCATGATTGTGAAGGAGCTGCAG AATTTCCTCAGTATGTTTCAGAAAAATATACAAAGAGACAGAACTGTACAGGAAACATTAAAATCTCTTATGAATGTGGTGAGCCCTGTCAAAGGAATTGTAG CAAATTCTAGCAAAATTTATTCTGCAGCAGTTGCCAAAACTCAGAAGATCTGGGCTGCATATCTTGATGCCATAATGAAG gtTGGTCAGATGCAGATTTTAAGACGGCAAATTACCAATGAATTGAATTACTCCTGCAGGTTCGACTCCAAGCATTTGGCAGCTGCTTTGGAAAATCTCAATAA AGCAATCTTGGCTGACATTGAAGCCCATTATCAGAATCCATCATTGCCGTATCCTAAAGAAGACAACACACTTTTGTATGAAATCACAGCCTatctggaagcagctggcattcaTAACCCATTGAATAAG ATATATATAACTACGAAACGACTTCCATATTTCCCCTCAGTCAACTTCCTATTTCTGATTGCCCAACTGCCAAAACTTCAGTACAACAAAAATCTAG GAATGGTGTGCAAAAAGCCAGCAGATCCAATTGACTGGCCCCCTTTAGTGCTTGGGCTCCTCACTCTGTTGAAACAGTTTCATTCACGATACACTGAACAATTTCTGGCTCTGATTGGTCAATTTATTCGCTCAACAATGGAGCAGTGCACAAG CCAGAAGATACCAGAAATGCCTGCTGATGTAGTGGGTGCCCTTATGTTCCTGGAAGATTATGTTCGTTATACAAAGTTACCAAGAAGG GTGGTTGAAGCGCATGTGCCTAATTTCATTTTTGACGAATTCAGAACAGTTCTGTAA